One part of the Carassius gibelio isolate Cgi1373 ecotype wild population from Czech Republic chromosome B6, carGib1.2-hapl.c, whole genome shotgun sequence genome encodes these proteins:
- the igfn1.1 gene encoding immunoglobulin-like and fibronectin type III domain-containing protein 1.1 isoform X5: MMKKAKVLDPTAPGQGGLEILPLKRQGIKRRSKVPGVMITQYIEELPEGMTTPDFTRKPIALTIQEGKLAIFKAKVIGNPAPTVSWRRAKGEMNDPQKFQNKYDPTTNEHTLEIPKVSSAEADTYKCYASNEYGKAVCTVVLNIIEVGFKRDKELQMVEAAPAGDPRELRKMLRRGAGKKVEEKKEGDIDDSVWELLLSSEKKDYENICIQYGITDFRGMLKKLAQMKKEREEEQAQFIQYISNLKPIEVKSEDAATFELEMDLKDPNSRIFLYKDGVMIPFSKDVEGEIKHGLKQVGKKYIFTVNGLNPEDAGIYQVDVEGVNIFSTDFKIPPVEFALKIKEVTAQEREDAIFECVLTQPVSKITWTLKNTPLSNNEKYEITCSEDKLVHRLRIIDCMPLDAGIYTAIAGIKSSSAWLIVEADKDPATKGKKKARKTTQAGGGGEDLLKIAAEQAEKNKKEIAEALEAAKKLRAEREALEAEAKARAAAEAEAAKAAAQAATAAAAAAATKAAQDALAAAKAKGKSEPEAKAAAEAAARAAAAKAKASAEEEARKQAELKALSEGLSAEEAAAAGAAAAAAMNAQAAAAAASLGKAGAAGGAAAAVGAVFAAGATGTGEAGGAGGAGGAGGAGGAGGAGGAGGAGGAGGAGGADGAGGAGGAGGADGAGGAGGTGGADGAGGAGGAGGADGAGGAGGAGGADGAGGAGAAGGAGGADGSGGSGGEGGDGGDGGDKKRQKAGPLVPETVVDPGVHFSAGLEDCKAIVGEAVELVCKLSSAECKGVWSKDGDEITASTEGMTISKDGVVHKLKIDKVTEEFAGKYRFEADGRKTECVIAVEDPPRFSAKEIEAFAKPTVVKHNQKATFKIPFVGREPFKVQWYKDGEELMPDSHCKIEVSETESRLLLTKLQRKDTGEIKIKVKNEFGTTEAISNLVVLDKPTPPLGPLEIVEASSNCIEVKWRPPKDNGGCPIKHYILERNQIGRNTWKKIGQIPGEAHYKDSDVDHGRRYCYRIRAETDEGISELMETEDVQAGTKAYPGQPSTPKVVSAFKNCINLTWTPPTNTGGTNILGYNLEKRKKGSNLWGQVNPADQPIQAKKYEVKDVVEGMEYEFRVSAINISGAGEPSISSEFVFARDPKKPPGKVIDLKVTDSTYTTLSLTWTKPKEEPGVQDEAKGYFVDVRPAENTEWDRCNTNAIIMTSYTVKGLKSMAMYWVRVIAVNDGGEGQPRELDNYILAMPPPVRPRFTDSKIKSFMVVRAGNSARFTVNFEASPWPDVIWLKDGIPVSKRVTISNAEGGSQILIPSADRSDTGIYTIVVKNVVGQETFSIEIRVTDEPKPPGPVELDENVPGTVTVSWEASPDEKRDDRLYYMVSKRDSSKRTWHTVADRIFNNRFTACNIMPGREYQFRVYSKNDIGLSAHSESPKWLITCKKEKFTLKIPESKTCNLESPPRFMVPLKIHTAPQGYECYMSCAVRGNPTPHVTWYHNNVSLNTDTNYYITNTCGVCSMLILRVGANNMGEYKVMAESPLGRAECTTNLTVRE; encoded by the exons ATGATGAAAAAAGCCAAGGTTTTAGATCCAACTGCTCCCGGGCAAGGCG GACTGGAAATTCTGCCTCTCAAGAGACAAG GCATCAAACGGAGATCCAAGGTTCCCGGTGTTATGATTACACAGTACATTGAGGAACTTCCAGAGGGGATGACAACTCCAGACTTCACACGTAAACCCATCGCTTTAACCATTCAAGAAG GAAAACTAGCCATTTTTAAAGCCAAAGTGATTGGAAACCCAGCACCCACTGTATCCTGGCGTAGAGCAAAAGGAGAAATGAATGATCCCCAAAAGTTTCAGAACAAATATGACCCAACAACTAATGAACACACTTTGGAG ATACCTAAAGTGAGCAGTGCTGAAGCTGACACTTACAAATGCTATGCCTCAAACGAATATGGAAAAGCTGTTTGCACTGTTGTCCTAAATATAATTGAAG tTGGATTCAAAAGGGACAAAGAATTGCAAATGGTGGAAGCAG CTCCAGCAGGTGACCCAAGAGAGTTAAGAAAGATGCTCAGGAGAGG TGCTGGCAAAAAAGTTGAGGAGAAAAAGGAAGGTGACATTGACGACTCTGTATGGGAATTGCTGCTGAGTTCTGAGAAGAAAGACTATGAGAACATTTGCATCCAGTATGGCATCACTGATTTCCGTGGCATGCTGAAGAAACTGGCCCAGATGAAGAAGGAAAGAGAAGAGGAGCAGGCACAG TTCATCCAATATATCAGTAATCTCAAGCCCATTGAGGTGAAATCTGAGGATGCTGCAACATTTGAACTGGAAATGGATCTCAAAGACCCCAACAGCCGCATTTTTCTGTATAAG GATGGTGTCATGATTCCATTCAGCAAAGACGTTGAAGGTGAAATTAAGCACGGTCTAAAACAAGTTGGCAAGAAGTACATCTTCACTGTTAACGGCCTCAATCCAGAAGATGCCGGAATCTATCAAGTGGATGTTGAGGGTGTCAATATCTTTTCAACGGATTTCAAGA TTCCCCCTGTGGAGTTTGCCCTGAAGATTAAGGAGGTGACGGCCCAAGAGAGAGAGGATGCCATCTTTGAGTGTGTTTTAACTCAGCCCGTTAGTAAGATTACTTGGACCCTAAAAAATACACCTCTctctaacaatgaaaaatatgagATTActtgttctgaagataaactggTCCACCGTCTGAGAATTATTGATTGTATGCCTTTGGATGCTGGAATCTATACTGCTATAGCTGGAATTAAGTCTAGCAGTGCTTGGCTGATTGTAGAAG CTGACAAAGATCCTGCAACAAAGGGAAAGAAGAAAGCCCGTAAAACCACTCAGGCAGGTGGTGGTGGTGAAGATTTGCTGAAGATAGCTGCTGAGCAGGCAGAGAAAAACAAGAAGGAGATAGCAGAAGCTTTGGAGGCTGCTAAGAAACTCCGGGCTGAAAGAGAGGCATTAGAAGCTGAAGCTAAAGCCAGAGCTGCTGCTGAAGCCGAAGCGGCAAAAGCGGCAGCTCAAGCGGCAACAGCTGCTGCAGCCGCGGCTGCTACTAAAGCTGCGCAGGATGCACTTGCCGCAGCTAAAGCCAAAGGTAAATCTGAGCCTGAAGCTAAAGCTGCAGCAGAAGCAGCTGCTCGGGCTGCAGCAGCTAAAGCCAAGGCCAGTGCTGAGGAGGAGGCCAGGAAGCAGGCTGAACTCAAGGCCTTAAGTGAAGGTCTGAGTGCTGAGGAAGCTGCCGCGGCAGGAGCTGCAGCAGCTGCTGCGATGAATGCACAGGCAGCTGCTGCGGCAGCAAGTCTTGGGAAGGCTGGTGCTGCAGGTGGTGCTGCAGCGGCGGTAGGAGCAGTATTTGCTGCAGGAGCTACCGGTACTGGAGAAGCTGGTGGAGCTGGTGGAgctggaggagctggaggagctgGTGGAGCTGGGGGAGCTGGGGGAGCTGGAGGAGCTGGTGGAGCTGGTGGAGCTGGAGGAGCTGATGGAGCCGGAGGTGCTGGTGGAGCCGGAGGGGCTGATGGAGCAGGAGGTGCTGGTGGAACCGGAGGGGCTGATGGAGCAGGAGGTGCTGGTGGAGCCGGAGGAgctgatggagctggaggtgctGGTGGAGCCGGAGGAGCTGATGGAGCCGGAGGAGCCGGAGCTGCTGGTGGGGCCGGAGGAGCTGATGGTTCTGGAGGAAGCGGTGGTGAGGGAGGAGATGGAGGAGATGGAGGAGACAAGAAGCGTCAAAAAGCAGGACCTCTTGTACCAGAGACTGTTGTAG ATCCTGGTGTTCACTTTTCTGCTGGGCTGGAAGACTGCAAAGCTATTGTGGGAGAGGCAGTTGAACTGGTGTGCAAACTTAGCAGTGCTGAATGTAAAGGTGTCTGGTCCAAAGATGGCGATGAG ATTACTGCCTCCACTGAGGGTATGACTATCAGTAAAGACGGAGTGGTCCACAAACTGAAAATTGATAAAGTAACAGAAGAATTTGCTGGAAAATATCGATTTGAGGCTGATGGGCGTAAAACCGAATGTGTGATTGCTGTTGAAG atCCACCAAGATTCAGTGCCAAGGAAATTGAAGCATTTGCAAAACCGACTGTGGTCAAACACAATCAGAAAGCCACCTTCAAAATTCCATTTGTTGGCCGTGAGCCATTCAAAGTCCAGTGGTATAAAGATGGTGAAGAGCTCATGCCAGACTCTCACTGCAAGATTGAGGTTTCAGAGACTGAAAGCCGCCTGCTTCTCACCAAATTACAGCGTAAAGACACTGgggaaataaaaatcaaagtcAAAAATGAGTTTGGCACAACTGAAGCCATTTCTAATCTAGTTGTACTTG ATAAACCTACCCCCCCACTTGGACCACTGGAGATCGTTGAAGCATCTTCCAACTGCATTGAGGTCAAGTGGAGACCACCAAAAGACAATGGTGGTTGCCCTATTAAACATTACATACTTGAGCGTAACCAAATTGGACGCAACACATGGAAAAAGATAGGCCAGATCCCAGGTGAAGCCCACTACAAAGACAGTGATGTTGACCATGGCAGAAGATACTGTTACCGTATCAGAGCCGAGACTGATGAGGGCATCAGTGAACTGATGGAGACTGAGGATGTGCAAGCTGGCACTAAAG CATATCCTGGTCAGCCATCTACTCCTAAAGTAGTCAGTGcctttaaaaactgcattaaccTGACATGGACCCCTCCGACCAACACTGGAGGAACCAATATTTTGGGTTATAACTTAGAGAAACGCAAGAAGGGCAGCAACTTGTGGGGCCAAGTCAATCCAGCAGATCAGCCAATCCAAG caaagaaatatgaagtaaaagaTGTAGTTGAAGGAATGGAGTACGAGTTCCGTGTATCTGCCATCAACATATCTGGAGCTGGTGAACCAAGTATCTCCTCAGAATTTGTGTTTGCGAGAGACCCCAAAA AACCCCCTGGTAAGGTCATTGACCTTAAAGTGACAGACTCCACCTACACTACCTTGTCCTTGACTTGGACTAAACCAAAAGAAGAGCCTGGTGTTCAGGATGAGGCCAAGGGATACTTTGTTGATGTCAGGCCTGCTGAGAACACAGAATGGGATCGATGCAATACAAATGCCATCATCATGACCTCCTATACTGTAAAGGGACTGAAATCAATGGCCATGTATTGGGTTAGAGTTATCGCCGTCAACGATGGTGGAGAGGGTCAGCCACGGGAGCTGGACAACTACATCTTGGCTATGCCTCCTCCAG TGAGACCGAGATTCACAGATTCTAAGATCAAGAGCTTCATGGTGGTCAGAGCTGGTAATTCTGCACGATTCACCGTCAACTTTGAG GCTTCCCCGTGGCCTGATGTCATCTGGCTTAAAGATGGTATCCCTGTGTCCAAACGTGTCACTATAAGCAATGCTGAGGGAGGCTCTCAGATCCTGATCCCATCTGCAGATCGCTCCGATACAGGAATCTATACTATTGTAGTCAAGAACGTTGTGGGACAAGAGACCTTCAGTATTGAGATTAGAGTTACAG ACGAGCCAAAGCCCCCAGGCCCCGTAGAGCTGGATGAGAACGTTCCAGGCACAGTGACAGTTTCCTGGGAAGCATCCCCAGACGAGAAACGCGATGATCGCCTGTATTACATGGTGAGCAAGAGAGACTCCAGCAAGAGGACCTGGCACACTGTAGCTGACCGTATCTTCAACAATCGTTTCACGGCCTGTAACATCATGCCAGGGAGAGAATACCAGTTCCGTGTGTACTCCAAAAATGACATTGGCCTGTCTGCCCATTCGG